One segment of Elusimicrobiota bacterium DNA contains the following:
- the waaF gene encoding lipopolysaccharide heptosyltransferase II: MSHRILVLRLSSLGDVVLTAPVYRNLKAHWPECRISVMVKPPFAAALARNPFVDEVLPYRGHAQALALVRAKGFTHLLDLHVNSRTFWLRRLAGIPNVAVYRKDALARRLFVYLGLPSPSLERHTLDRYLEALSAWGVPIRSRELSLGDYGSAGAQAPSEGKRVLLAQTSFLGDALLTVPLARRIKETLPGCRLTVLTRPQTAALFRRSPFVDEVLEDDKRGRERGLAGLWRLSRRLRGGYDVALSAHRSLRTAVLLWLARVPLRIGFSSSAGAFFYHRTVYFPWGMPDLERNLALLLPLKPDLRGAEEDSLYLSAARAADGAGEAVSRRLAEAGVAPGERLAGLHPGSAWPTKRWPARRFARLAERLRRELGLRVVLVGGPEDTALSRSVAAEAGEGLLDWTGRTTLPELIELAGRFSLFVTNDSGPMHVAAARGVPTLAIFGPTTRELGFFPYGRGHRVVEKDLACRPCGLHGSRSCPQGHFLCMRLITTDEVFDAARAMLAGSPGKVEVRVP; encoded by the coding sequence ATGAGCCATCGAATACTGGTGCTGCGGCTGTCCTCCCTGGGCGACGTCGTCCTCACCGCCCCTGTATACCGGAATCTGAAGGCCCATTGGCCCGAATGCCGCATCTCGGTGATGGTGAAGCCCCCCTTCGCCGCCGCGCTCGCGCGCAACCCCTTCGTCGACGAGGTCCTTCCCTACCGCGGGCATGCCCAGGCCCTCGCCCTGGTCCGCGCGAAGGGCTTCACGCATCTCCTCGACCTGCACGTCAATTCCCGCACCTTCTGGCTGCGCCGGCTGGCCGGGATCCCGAACGTGGCCGTCTACCGCAAGGACGCCCTGGCCCGCCGACTCTTCGTCTACCTCGGGCTCCCTTCCCCCTCGCTCGAGCGCCATACCCTCGACCGCTACCTCGAGGCCCTCTCGGCCTGGGGCGTCCCCATCCGCAGCCGCGAGCTCTCGCTGGGCGACTACGGGAGCGCCGGAGCGCAGGCCCCCTCGGAGGGCAAGCGGGTCCTGCTGGCCCAGACCTCGTTCCTCGGGGACGCTCTCCTCACGGTGCCCCTCGCGCGGCGCATCAAGGAGACCCTGCCCGGCTGCCGGCTGACGGTGCTGACCCGCCCGCAGACCGCCGCCCTCTTCCGCCGCTCCCCCTTCGTCGACGAGGTCCTCGAGGACGACAAGCGCGGCCGCGAGCGCGGCCTCGCGGGCCTCTGGCGGCTCTCGCGGCGACTGCGCGGGGGCTACGACGTGGCGCTCTCCGCGCACCGCTCGCTGCGCACCGCGGTCCTTCTCTGGCTCGCGCGCGTCCCCCTGCGCATCGGCTTCTCGTCGAGCGCCGGGGCCTTCTTCTACCACCGCACCGTCTACTTCCCGTGGGGGATGCCCGACCTCGAGCGGAACCTCGCGCTTCTGCTCCCCCTGAAGCCCGATCTGCGCGGGGCCGAGGAGGATTCCCTCTACCTGAGCGCGGCCCGCGCGGCCGACGGCGCCGGCGAGGCGGTCTCGCGCCGCCTGGCCGAAGCCGGTGTCGCTCCCGGCGAGCGCCTGGCGGGGCTCCACCCGGGTTCCGCCTGGCCGACGAAGCGCTGGCCGGCCCGCCGCTTCGCCCGCCTCGCCGAGCGCCTGCGCCGGGAGCTCGGTCTGCGCGTCGTGCTCGTCGGCGGCCCCGAGGACACCGCGCTCTCCCGCTCCGTCGCCGCGGAGGCCGGCGAGGGCCTCCTCGACTGGACCGGCCGCACGACGCTCCCCGAGCTCATCGAGCTGGCCGGCCGCTTCTCCCTCTTCGTCACCAACGACTCCGGACCCATGCACGTCGCCGCCGCGCGGGGAGTGCCCACGCTTGCGATCTTCGGGCCGACGACGCGCGAGCTGGGCTTCTTCCCGTACGGCCGCGGACACCGGGTCGTCGAGAAGGACCTCGCCTGCCGGCCCTGCGGCCTGCACGGCTCCCGGAGCTGTCCTCAGGGGCACTTCCTCTGCATGCGCCTCATCACGACCGACGAGGTCTTCGACGCGGCCCGCGCCATGTTGGCGGGGAGTCCCGGCAAAGTGGAGGTCCGCGTTCCGTGA
- a CDS encoding glycosyltransferase: MRLLHLVDEPYDSGLTAYALAAAAGLARRGHDGCVAGLAGRPPLEEAARLGLRTLPLGNPCFSLPRLRSRLKTEGVDIVLAHTGSAHSLAAAATLGLKTRIVRVRGDARPVKRHPAARWLWRRTAGFIAANRGILEDARGLCAGRPAAVVYQGIEDPGAPPPFPSGSRVVGILGRLDPVKGHAVFLRAAARLTEALPEARFLVAGREENVKVAELRRLIRELGLEERVSLLGHVPEVREFMRRCSVGVVASLGSEAVSRAALEWLSCGRPVAASAVGCLPETLEGCAGGVLVAPGDPDALCGALRSLLEGGALAAAGSAARRRYEERFTLGRFLDGTEALLKEALL, from the coding sequence GTGAGGCTCCTCCACCTCGTCGACGAGCCCTACGACAGCGGCTTGACCGCCTACGCGCTCGCGGCGGCCGCGGGCCTCGCCCGGCGAGGGCACGACGGCTGTGTCGCCGGCCTCGCCGGCCGCCCGCCGCTGGAGGAGGCCGCTCGTCTGGGCCTGCGGACGCTCCCGCTGGGAAACCCCTGCTTCTCTCTTCCCCGCCTGCGCTCGCGGCTGAAGACGGAGGGCGTCGACATCGTCCTCGCCCACACGGGCTCGGCGCACTCCCTGGCCGCCGCCGCGACGCTGGGCCTGAAGACGCGGATCGTCCGGGTCCGCGGCGACGCGCGGCCCGTGAAGCGCCACCCGGCGGCGCGCTGGCTCTGGCGGCGCACCGCCGGCTTCATCGCCGCCAACCGAGGCATCCTCGAGGACGCCCGCGGCCTCTGCGCCGGGCGGCCCGCGGCCGTCGTCTACCAGGGCATCGAGGACCCCGGCGCTCCTCCCCCTTTCCCGTCGGGGTCCCGGGTCGTCGGCATCCTCGGCCGCCTCGACCCCGTCAAAGGGCATGCCGTCTTCCTGCGCGCCGCCGCGCGCCTGACGGAGGCGCTCCCGGAAGCCCGCTTCCTCGTCGCGGGCCGGGAGGAGAACGTGAAGGTCGCGGAGCTGCGCCGCCTCATCCGGGAGCTGGGCCTCGAGGAGCGGGTCTCGCTGCTCGGCCATGTCCCGGAGGTCCGCGAGTTCATGCGGCGCTGCAGCGTCGGCGTCGTCGCCTCCCTCGGCTCCGAGGCCGTCTCCCGCGCCGCGCTCGAGTGGCTCTCCTGCGGCCGGCCGGTGGCCGCCAGCGCCGTGGGCTGCCTCCCGGAGACCCTCGAGGGCTGCGCGGGCGGCGTCCTCGTCGCGCCGGGGGACCCGGACGCGCTCTGCGGGGCTCTGCGGAGCCTGCTCGAGGGCGGTGCGCTCGCGGCGGCCGGTTCGGCCGCGCGGCGCCGCTACGAGGAACGCTTCACGCTCGGACGCTTCCTCGACGGAACGGAAGCCCTTCTGAAGGAGGCGCTGCTTTGA